CAAAAAAGGCCTCCCCAGGGAGGCCTTTCTCGATAAGCTCTTCACCGGCGCCGGCCTGCCATCACCACCAGCAGATGGCCTTGTCGGCATCCATCACCATGTCCACCAGCCGATCGTAATCCGGGGCGTCCACGGCGAGGTCAAAGGATTCGGCGGTATGACCCTCGGAGACGATGGCAGCAAGCTTTTGCACCACCTCATCGGGTTGCGAGCGGTAGACGTGCAGGATCTTCATGGGCATCACTCCTCGCTGGAGGCTCTATCTTGAGGCCAGGGTCAGGACTGGTTGTTGACGCCGTACGGGACGATGACGTCCATCTCCCGGAGCTTGGCGCCCAGCTCTTCCAGGCTGACCAGGGTCAGGCCATTGATCTCGGCGTTGGCGGCCACGTCGGTGAACATGTCCCCTTCCATGTCCCGGATCCATTCCAGGTTTTCCTTGTTGTAGTCGTCGAAGGGGGCGAGCTGGTTGCCGACGACCGCGCCGAAGGAGTAGTGGTTGGCGACGGACAGGCCGAGGGTGGAGCGCATCCCGTCCAGCGTGTCCCGCTCGTCGCTGCTCTTCTTGAACAGGAAACAGACTTTGGCCATGAGGTCCTCCCTACAGGGTGAGATAGCGGTCGCAGCCTTCGATGATGTAGCCGTGCTGGGCCTGGGTGGACATCTGCTTTTCCGTGAGGCCCTCCGGGGGTACGCTCTTGTCGTAGCCCATCTTGCCGTAGCTGTCGGCACAGATGGCCACCTCGGCCATGGCGCACAGGGCCGGGAAGTCCGGGTGCCTGGCCAGCCTGGTTCCCTTCCAGGTGAAGAAGATCTTCACCTTCGAGCCTTTCGCCGTGGCCGCCTTGACGATGCCCATGATGTGGGGCATGTTGCCGTCGTCTGTCACGAAGATGCCAAGACTCTTTGCCATGCTTTCCTCCGTCGTCTGGGGGGAAGGCCCGCCGGCAGGCACGCGGATGCCCTTCCCGGGGGGCGATCTACCGTTTGCGGATGTAGAACCGGAACACCCCCGCCTCTTCCCGAGCCCC
This window of the Thermodesulfobacteriota bacterium genome carries:
- a CDS encoding peroxiredoxin, coding for MAKSLGIFVTDDGNMPHIMGIVKAATAKGSKVKIFFTWKGTRLARHPDFPALCAMAEVAICADSYGKMGYDKSVPPEGLTEKQMSTQAQHGYIIEGCDRYLTL